In the genome of Mycteria americana isolate JAX WOST 10 ecotype Jacksonville Zoo and Gardens chromosome 7, USCA_MyAme_1.0, whole genome shotgun sequence, one region contains:
- the LIPH gene encoding lipase member H codes for MLTLCVVFIYLLYGVKTDPGKTCPTFTALSISNALIGTDLQVKLLLYTRQNPNCAEELDSTASKYLDVTKKTTIIVHGYRLTGSTPVWIPDLVHLLLSIEDMNVILVDWNRGATTLIYSNASRNCKKVAEILKKLIDEMLVDGASLDSFHMIGVSLGAHISGFVGQMFDGSLGRITGLDPAGPLYRGKPPSERLDPTDAQFVDVIHSDTDGLGYTEALGHIDFYPNGGTDQPGCPLTIFSGLQYFKCDHQRSVFLFMSSLKQSCNITAYPCDSYRNYRNGKCTSCKTFWPMTCPILGYYAHKWKSYFTQQSHPVTSMFFDTADKEPFCIYHYFVDIITWNKDTRRGTFSIVLADETGKKAESKVNPEAAAFQQYNQITLLIGFDQDFENVERISLTFSTGSVIGPKFKLRILQMRFRSLTNPERPELCRYDLVLMENTKKTFKPIPCWSRS; via the exons ATGCTGACGCTGTGTGTCGTGTTCATCTACCTTTTGTATGGGGTGAAAACAG ATCCCGGGAAGACATGCCCTACATTCACAGCTCTCAGCATCAGCAACGCTTTGATAGGGACAGACCTGCAAGTGAAGCTGCTGCTTTACACCAGACAGAACCCAAACTGTGCTGAAGAGCTCGATTCAACAGCCTCCAAGTATCTAGATGTGACCAAAAAAACTACCATCATCGTCCACGGATACAGACTCACAGGCTCTACCCCGGTCTGGATCCCTGACTTGGTACATCTTCTGCTTTCCATAGAAGACATGAACGTCATCCTTGTGGACTGGAACCGGGGAGCAACAACTCTCATCTACAGTAATGCTTCTAGAAACTGCAAGAAAGTTGCTGAGATTCTGAAGAAACTTATTGATGAAATGTTG GTTGATGGAGCATCACTTGACTCGTTCCACATGATAGGAGTGAGCCTGGGAGCACACATCTCTGGCTTTGTGGGACAGATGTTTGATGGTTCACTTGGAAGAATCACAG GCCTTGACCCAGCAGGCCCCTTGTACCGAGGAAAGCCACCTAGTGAGAGGCTGGATCCTACAGATGCACAGTTTGTTGATGTCATTCATTCGGACACTGATG gACTAGGTTACACAGAAGCACTAGGCCACATAGACTTCTACCCCAACGGCGGGACCGACCAGCCTGGCTGTCCACTGACAATATTTTCTG GattgcagtattttaaatgtgACCACCAGAGGTCTGTTTTCCTGTTCATGTCATCCCTGAAACAGAGCTGCAATATTACTGCATACCCGTGTGACTCATACAGAAATTACAGGAATGGCAAATGTACCAGCTGCAAAACGTTTTGGCCTATGACATGCCCCATCCTAG GTTATTATGCCCATAAGTGGAAAAGCTATTTCACACAACAGAGCCATCCAGTGACAAGTATGTTTTTTGATACAGCGGACAAAGAGCCATTTTGCA TTTATCACTACTTTGTGGATATTATTACATGGAACAAAGACACCAGAAGAGGCACTTTCAGCATTGTACTAGCTGATGAAACTGGGAAGAAGGCCGAATCTAAAGTTAATCC AGAAGCTGCAGCCTTTCAGCAGTACAACCAAATCACTTTGCTAATTGGATTCGACCAGGACTTTGAAAATGTAGAAAGAATTTCCTTGACATTTTCCACGGGATCTGTCATTGGCCCAAAATTCAAACTCAGGATTCTCCAAATGAGGTTCCGGTCACTTACAAATCCAGAAAG ACCAGAGCTGTGCAGATACGACCTTGTCCTGATGgagaacaccaaaaaaaccttcaAGCCCattccatgctggagcaggagctaa
- the ANAPC13 gene encoding anaphase-promoting complex subunit 13, whose amino-acid sequence MDSEVQRDGRILDLIDDAWREDKLPYEDVAIPLNELPEPEQDNGGTTESVKEQEMKWTDLALQYLHENVPPTGN is encoded by the exons ATGGACAGCGAAGTGCAAAGGGATGGCAGAATCCTGGATTTGATCGATGATGCATGGAGGGAAGATAAATTGCCATACGAGGATGTAGCTATCCCTCTG AATGAGCTTCCTGAACCAGAGCAAGACAATGGTGGCACAACCGAGTCTGtgaaagagcaagaaatgaaGTGGACGGATTTGGCTCTCCAGTATCTCCATGAAAACGTTCCACCCACAGGGAACTAG